The nucleotide window TCCACAGGGGCACGCTTGCAGTCGTACTAATGCGACAGTCGTCAGGTGCCGCGCCGGGTCCGCGCCGGGTCCTTACCGGGTCCGCGCCGGATGCTCCCGCCGGGGCGTGTACGGGAATGGCGGCCCGGTCGCGTACGTTCCCCCCACAGCGAACGCGTACCTCCCCGCAGCGAAGGAGCACGAGAGACATGCCGGGCACCGTGACGATGTACAGCACCACGTGGTGTGGCTACTGCCGTCGGCTGAAGAGCCAGATGGACCGTGAGGGCATCACGTACGAGGAGGTCAACATCGAGCTGGACCCGGACTCCGCGGCGTTCGTGGAGAAGGCGAACGGCGGGAACCAGACGGTCCCCACCGTCCTCTTCCCGGACGGTTCGACGCTGACGAACCCTTCGCTCGCACAGGTCAAGCAGAAGATCGGCGCCTAGGGGGTACGGGCCCCGGGCGCCCGGCACCCGTCTCGGGCGGCCGGTGCCGGCCTCAGACGGCCGCTTTGCGCGTCGGCAGGGGCTTGCCGTACCAGAGTTCGATCAGACGGGCCGCGATCGAGATGCCGTACGGAGGCAGGACCTCCCCGGACTCGAAAGCGGCCCGCAGGTCTTCCCGGGAGAACCAGCGGGCCTCCTCGATCTCCTCGCCGTCGACGTTGATCTCCGCCGAGGTGGCGCGGGCCATGAAGCCCAGCATGAGGCTGGAGGGGAACGGCCAGGGCTGACTGGCGACGTACTCGACCGCGCCGACGGTGATCCCCGCCTCCTCGAAGACCTCGCGGCGGACCGACTGCTCGATGGACTCGCCCGGCTCGACGAAACCGGCGAGCGTGGAGAAGCGGCCCTCGGGCCAGTGCACCTGGCGGCCGAGCAGGATGCGGTCCTCGTTGTCCGTCACGGCCATGATCACCGCGGGGTCCGTACGCGGGTAGTGCTCGGCGCCGCAGGCCGGGCAGCGGCGGATGTGGCCGGCCGCGGCGATCACCGTGCGTTCACCGCAGCGGGAGCAGAAGCGGTGCAGCCGCTGCCAGTTCTCCAGGGCGACCGCGTGCACCATGAGTCCCGCGTCGCGCGGCGACAGGAGCAGGCCGGCCTCGCGCAGACCCGCCGCCCGCGCGGACTGGTCCATGCGGCCGGGGAGGCTGTCCTTCTGCAGGGCGAAGTAGCTGACGCCGTCGTCGTCGGTGCCCAGGAAGTACCGGTGCGCCTCGGTGAGGGGCGCTTCGAAGGACGGGGTCATGACGAGCTCGGTGGTGCCGTCGGGCGTCTCGTCGATGAGGACCTGGCCGCCGGAGACCACGAAGGCGCGGGTCGTGGGGTGGCTCCACGCCGCGGCGAGCCAGGCCTCGTCGAGCCGGTGGTGGGCGGCCCGGTCGATGCCGCTCGGGGCGGTGAGCGAGATGGGACGGTCGGCGGTGTGGTCGGTCCAGGTGGTCACGGGTGCTTCCAACTCCCCCGGTGAAACGGTTGTTTCGGCGGGCTGTTCAGCCGGATGTACGGCAGGACGGTGCGGCGGGGCTTCTTCAGTGGGCATCTCGCCGGTCCAGGGCCAGGTCGCCCCACAGGTAGGCGGTGGTTTCGACGCCCTTGAGCAGGAGGTCGAGCTCGACTTTCTCGTTCGGGGCGTGCCAGCCGTCGGACGGCACCGAGATGCCGAGGAACAGCACGGGGGCGGCCAGGACGTCCTGGAGGTCCGCGGCGGGCCCCGACCCCCCTTCGCGGGTGAAGCGGATCTCCTGCTCGAAGGCGCGGCCCATGGCGCGGACGACGGACTGCAGGGCCGGGTGGTCGAGCGGTGTCAGACACGGGCGGGTGGCCGCGCCGAAGGTGATCTCGTGGCGGATCCCGGCCGGCAGCTGCTCGGCGGCCCAGCTGCGGACGGCCTTCTCTATGTGCTCGGGGTCCTGTCCGGCGACGAGCCGGAAGGAGAGCTTCACCATGGCCGAGGACGGGATGATCGTCTTGCTGCCGGGGCCCTGGTAGCCGCCGCCGATGCCGTTGACCTCGGCGGTCGGGCGGGCCCAGACGCGCTCCAGGGTGGTGTGGCCGCTCTCTCCCAGGGTGGCCGTGGACCGGGCGGTGCTCAGCCACTGCTCCTCGTCGAAGGGCAGTTCGGCGAACAGCTCCCGCTCCCGCTCGGTGAGCTCGGTGACGCCTTCGTAGAAGCCGGGGACCGCCACGCGCGCGTGCTCGTCGTGCAGGGCGGCGACGAGGCGGGCGGCCGCGGTGGCCGGATTGGGTACGGCGCCGCCGAAGGAGCCGGAGTGGATGTCCTGGCCGGGCCCGTACAGCTGGATCTCGCACTCGGCGAGGCCGCGCATGCCGGTGCACACCGTGGGGGTGTCCTCGGACCACATGCCGGTGTCGGAGACGATCACCGCGTCGGCGGCCAGCCGGTCCCTGTGCGTCTCGACGAGGTCGCGGAAGTGCGGGGAGCCGGACTCCTCCTCGCCCTCGACGAGCAGCTTCAGGTGGACGGCGGGTGTGGTGCGGCCGGTGGCGGCGAGGTGGGCGCGGACGCCGAGTGTGTGGAAGAACACCTGTCCCTTGTCGTCGGCGGCCCCGCGCGCGTGCAGGCGGCCCTCGCGGACGACGGGCTCGAAGGGGTCGGTGTCCCAGCCGTCCTCGCGGGCGGCGGGCTGTACGTCGTGGTGGCCGTAGACGAGGACCGTGGGGGCCCGCGGGTCGTCGCAGGGCCATTCGGCGAAGACCGCGGGTGCGCCGGGGGTCGCCCAGACCTCGCAGGTCGGGAAGCCCGTCTCCCGCAGTTTGGCGGCGAGCCAGTCGGCGCTGCGCCGGACGTCCGCGGCGTGCTCGGGCTGGGCCGAGACCGACGGGATGCGCAGCCATTCGGCGAGGTCGTCGAGGAAGGCGGCGCGGTGCTGCTCGATGTACGCGCGGACGGCGCTGTCCGGAGTCTTGCTCATGGTCACGAGCCTAGCCGTCCACGCGCGTATGCCGGTCCGGTGGTTCGTCGCGGACCCCTTCGGACGGTTCCTCCAGGAGGAGGCGTTCCAGCGCGGCCCGGTCCGGCAGCGCCTCGGGGCGTACGACCTCGCCGCTGCGCACGTAGAGGAAGGCCGCCCGGACGGATTCCAGCGGGACGCCTTGCTGCTCGGCCCAGGCGAGCCGGTAGAGGGCCAGCTGGAGCGGATCGCCGGTGCGGGTGCGGCTGGTCTTCCAGTCGACGATCTCGTACGTCGTCGTGCCCTCCCCGTCGCCTCCCGCGTCGGGCTCTTCCTTGTAGACGGCGTCGATACGGCCCCGTACGACGCGTCCGGCGATAGCGAGCTGGAAGGGGACCTCGACCCGGTGGGGCGTGCGGTGGGCGTAGGGGGTGCGCTCGAAGGCGTTCTTCAGGGCCTCCAGGTCGCGTTCGTCGGCGATCTCGGCCTCGCTGCCGGGCAGGTCCTCCGGCTCCAGCATGGGGAGCGTCAGCTCCTCGAAGCGGGTTTCCACCCAGGCGTGGAAGCGGGTGCCGCGGCGGGCGGCCGGCTGGGGCGGGCGCGGCATGGGGCGGGCCAGTTCGGTCGCGAACCCGTCCGGGTCCTGGGCCAGGCGCAGCACCTGGGATGCGGTCAGGGAGGCCGGCAGGGGGACGTCCGTGACGCTCTCGCGGGCACGCAGCAGCTCTCCGGCGAGGGCGTCCAGGTCGCGGTCCCAGGAGGCGACGGTGCGGGCCTCCTCCGGGGTGAGCCGTGTGCGCCCGGGCGGGTGCGGGTGTGCGTCGGGGGCCGGAGCGGGGTGCGGTACCCGCGGGCGGTCCGGGGTCCACGCGTCCCAGTCGTCCGGGGTACCGGCTGTGGGATCACTCTCTTCGTAAGGAGGCTCGTCCTCCTCCGGTTCCGGCGGGAGCGGCCAGTCCGGGTCGTCGTAGGGGCCCGGGTCCCCGGCGGCCGACGGATGGGCCGTTTCGTGGGAGTGGACGGACTCGAGGTGGGCCAGCACCGTCCGGGCGGCCTCTTGGCGGCGGGCCATCGCCGTGTCGTCGAGCGGGAGCGGCCAGGCGTGGTCGCCGCCCGCCGCCAGCAGTGCGGGGTTCTCCTCGTCCTCCCCGGGTTCGTCCGCCCAGGCCTCGATCTCGCCGTACCCGGCCGCGCAGTGCCCGTACAGGGCGTGCAGGAAGTCCGAGGGGCCGCGGGGCTTCTTCTGCGAGGGGCCCCACCAGTGGCCGGAGCCGAGCAGCAGGGAGCGGGGGCGGGTGAAGGTGACGTAACCGAGGCGCAGTTCCTCGGTGTGCTGGTGGTCCTTCATGGCCTCGTGGAAGGCCTTCATGCCGCGGGAGTCCCAGGCGTCGATGTCGGGCAGGGTGTCGGCGTCGCCGCGCAATCCGTGCGGGAGGACCTTGCCCTGGGCGGTCCACTTCTCACGTCCCTGGCCGCTGGGGAACGTGCCGGTGACGAGCCCCGGGACCACGACGACGTCCCACTCCAGGCCCTTGGACTTGTGCGCGGTGAGCACCTTGACGGTGTTCTCGCCGCCCGGCAGCGCGTTGTCGAGGCCCTTCTCGTACTGGGCGGCGGTGCGCAGGAAGCCGAGGAACGCGAGGAGACTGGCCTCGCCCTCGTTGGCGGCGAAGGAGGCGGCGACGTCCAGGAAGTTGGACAGGGTCTCGCGGCGGCGGGCGGCCAGGGCATGCGGGGAGGCGGAGAGCTCCACCTCCAGGCCGGTGGTGGCCAGCACCCGGTGCAGGACGTCCATGAGCGGGTCGGCGAGGGAGCGGCGCAGGTCGCGCAGTTCGGTGGCGAGCCGCGCGAACCGTACGCGGGCGTCGGCCGAGAACGGCAGCCGGTCGTCGTCCCCGCCGCCGCCGAGCGGTGCCTCCAGGAAGGTGTCGAGCGCGTCCGCGAGGGAGATGACCTCGGCCGGGTCGACCCCCTCGACGGCCGCGGCGAGCCGCAGGTCCGGGTCGTCGTCGGCCCCCACGCGCGCGTGTGACACGAGCAGCCTGGCCCGGCGGCCCAGGAGGGCGAGGTCGCGGGGGCCGATGCGCCAGCGCGGGCCGGTGAGCAGCCGGACCAGTGAGGCGTTGGCGCCGGGGTCCTGGAGGACCTCGCAGACGGCGACCAGGTCGGCGACCTCGGGCAGGTGCAGCAGCCCGGCGAGACCCACGACCTCGACGGGGACGTCACGGGCGAC belongs to Streptomyces sp. V3I8 and includes:
- a CDS encoding dipeptidase produces the protein MSKTPDSAVRAYIEQHRAAFLDDLAEWLRIPSVSAQPEHAADVRRSADWLAAKLRETGFPTCEVWATPGAPAVFAEWPCDDPRAPTVLVYGHHDVQPAAREDGWDTDPFEPVVREGRLHARGAADDKGQVFFHTLGVRAHLAATGRTTPAVHLKLLVEGEEESGSPHFRDLVETHRDRLAADAVIVSDTGMWSEDTPTVCTGMRGLAECEIQLYGPGQDIHSGSFGGAVPNPATAAARLVAALHDEHARVAVPGFYEGVTELTERERELFAELPFDEEQWLSTARSTATLGESGHTTLERVWARPTAEVNGIGGGYQGPGSKTIIPSSAMVKLSFRLVAGQDPEHIEKAVRSWAAEQLPAGIRHEITFGAATRPCLTPLDHPALQSVVRAMGRAFEQEIRFTREGGSGPAADLQDVLAAPVLFLGISVPSDGWHAPNEKVELDLLLKGVETTAYLWGDLALDRRDAH
- the nudC gene encoding NAD(+) diphosphatase, coding for MTTWTDHTADRPISLTAPSGIDRAAHHRLDEAWLAAAWSHPTTRAFVVSGGQVLIDETPDGTTELVMTPSFEAPLTEAHRYFLGTDDDGVSYFALQKDSLPGRMDQSARAAGLREAGLLLSPRDAGLMVHAVALENWQRLHRFCSRCGERTVIAAAGHIRRCPACGAEHYPRTDPAVIMAVTDNEDRILLGRQVHWPEGRFSTLAGFVEPGESIEQSVRREVFEEAGITVGAVEYVASQPWPFPSSLMLGFMARATSAEINVDGEEIEEARWFSREDLRAAFESGEVLPPYGISIAARLIELWYGKPLPTRKAAV
- a CDS encoding mycoredoxin, with the protein product MPGTVTMYSTTWCGYCRRLKSQMDREGITYEEVNIELDPDSAAFVEKANGGNQTVPTVLFPDGSTLTNPSLAQVKQKIGA
- a CDS encoding ATP-dependent DNA helicase, whose protein sequence is MPARISDPEQLKELLGIPFTPEQTACITAPPAPQVIVAGAGSGKTTVMAARVVWLVGTGQVAPEQVLGLTFTNKAAGELAERVRKALVRAGVTDPDAIDPDNPPGEPVISTYHAFAGRLLTDHGLRIGLEPTARLLADATRYQLAARVLREAPGPYPALTRSFPDLVSDLLTLDSELAEHLVRPEELRAYDARLLSDLEGAKLTNAELRKVPEAAAARRELTELVSRYRTAKRERDLLDFGDQIALSATLARTRPEVGGILRDEFRVVLLDEYQDTSVAQRILLAGLFGAGTGHPVTAVGDPCQAIYGWRGASVANLDDFPEHFAHADGRPAARQSLSENRRSGGRLLDLANDLAEPLRAMHAGVEALRPAPGAEREGMVRCALLRTHAEEMDWLADSVAHLVRTGKAPGEIAVLCRTAGDFAEIQSALVARDVPVEVVGLAGLLHLPEVADLVAVCEVLQDPGANASLVRLLTGPRWRIGPRDLALLGRRARLLVSHARVGADDDPDLRLAAAVEGVDPAEVISLADALDTFLEAPLGGGGDDDRLPFSADARVRFARLATELRDLRRSLADPLMDVLHRVLATTGLEVELSASPHALAARRRETLSNFLDVAASFAANEGEASLLAFLGFLRTAAQYEKGLDNALPGGENTVKVLTAHKSKGLEWDVVVVPGLVTGTFPSGQGREKWTAQGKVLPHGLRGDADTLPDIDAWDSRGMKAFHEAMKDHQHTEELRLGYVTFTRPRSLLLGSGHWWGPSQKKPRGPSDFLHALYGHCAAGYGEIEAWADEPGEDEENPALLAAGGDHAWPLPLDDTAMARRQEAARTVLAHLESVHSHETAHPSAAGDPGPYDDPDWPLPPEPEEDEPPYEESDPTAGTPDDWDAWTPDRPRVPHPAPAPDAHPHPPGRTRLTPEEARTVASWDRDLDALAGELLRARESVTDVPLPASLTASQVLRLAQDPDGFATELARPMPRPPQPAARRGTRFHAWVETRFEELTLPMLEPEDLPGSEAEIADERDLEALKNAFERTPYAHRTPHRVEVPFQLAIAGRVVRGRIDAVYKEEPDAGGDGEGTTTYEIVDWKTSRTRTGDPLQLALYRLAWAEQQGVPLESVRAAFLYVRSGEVVRPEALPDRAALERLLLEEPSEGVRDEPPDRHTRVDG